GAGCGCATCCTGGCGCTTATCCCCGAGGAGAAGAAGCAGGACGCTCATGGGATACTGACGGAAATGGAAGGGCTTACCGAAAGACTCAGACACCTTTACGTGCGTTTCGCCTACATTCAGGGGCTCCAGGACGGCGGCAAGCTCCGCGAGGTACTGGGCGACCCTAACGCATGCTGAATTGATTCCTCAGCAGCGGCTCGAAGTGAAAAGCAGGGAGCCAGGCCCTGGCCGCACGAAAACGCATACACTGCTGGACGCTTCCAAGGCTGCCTCAAGTTCAAGTGGTCGCCACGAACCCAACTTGCGAAGCACTTGAACATCCTGCAGGGAACGCCCGCCCCGAGGATCTTCGCTTCTCTCCTGCTTCAGGAGCTGGGAGGGGTCACGCGCCGGCGGAACCGCCGTCTCCGGCCGGGGCTTTGAGCGAATCCAGGTCGGCCCTGATGCCCCCAGCGACTTTTTCCGCAAAGGCCAGGGCTATTTTCTGGGCATCCTCCAGGGAGGAGAACTTGTCCTTGAGCGAACGCTGCCCTACCTGAACCTTCCATCCGGGCGGAGTGAGGCGATCATACACCACAGTCATGAGCAGGGCCTTGCCCAGGCTCATGTAGTAGGTGGAGTCGTCGTGCTTGATCCATTCCAGGCTCATTGGCCCTCCTAACGGGTCGTTTGCGACCACACGATAACACAGATAGTCTCGGAGAAGAAATACTCCTACGTGGAAAGACTCCTCGCCAGCACATTGGTGAACTGTTCGATGTCCGCCGCGTTGGCATAGAGGTGTGGCGCGACCCGTAGCGTGCCGGCCCTGGCGCTCACGAACACGTTTTCCTTGGCCATGGCCGCGGCAACCGGCTTGGCCGGGCCGTGCGGAAGCCTGAGCCCGATCATGTGCGGGGCGCGCTCGCTTTCGGCTGTGGGGGTTAGGCCAAAGGCCTGGCCCGTGAGCGCCAGCTTTTTGGTGATCGTGCTCAAACTCATGGCGATTTTATCAACGCCCCAGGAATCGATGAGAGTGAGAGCCGCGGCGGCCATGGGCATGAGGATGAAGTTGCTGGCTTCGCCCACATCGTATCGTCTCGCTCCAGGCCGATAGTTGTCCCTGTATTCGGTCAGACTCGAAAAATCCTCGCTGCCTTCGCGGTTGAGCCAGTTCTCTTCCAAAGGCTCGCCCCTCCTCCAGCGCTCGTCCACATAGCAGAAGCCGACACCGTATGGGCCAAGCAGCCATTTGTGCCCGGCCACTGCAAGGATGTCGGGCCTCACCGCGTCCAAATCGAACTCCATGGCTCCGAGCGACTGAGTGGCGTCGACAACCAGATGCGCTCCAACCTTGTCGCAGGCCTCTCGCACCGCCTTCAAGTTAAAGACCGTGCCGTCGATCCAGTGGCAGTGCGGCAGGGCCACCAGCCCGATCTCGTCGGTTATGAACGAGAGCACGGAATCGGACCAGGTCCCTTCGCCAGGGCGCGGAACGGCGCGTACTCGTCCCGGAGCCATCTTGAGCCAGGAATAGACGTTGGATGGAAACTGCTCGTCCAAGATGAGCACGGCCTTGTCCTTGGCGAGGGGCAGGTTCTTGGCTGCCACCGCCATGGAGTAGGAGACCGACGGAACCACGGCCACACCCTCGGGCTTTGCTCCCAACACCCTGGAAAAGGCGGCTCTGGCCGCTTCCAGATCCGCAAAGAAACGGTCCGGGGTCATGAGCCAGGGCGAG
The sequence above is drawn from the Desulfovibrio sp. genome and encodes:
- a CDS encoding aminotransferase class V-fold PLP-dependent enzyme; translated protein: MIGNQRLLFGIPDGIAYFNCAYTSPLPEPVLEAGREAMELKRSPWLMTPDRFFADLEAARAAFSRVLGAKPEGVAVVPSVSYSMAVAAKNLPLAKDKAVLILDEQFPSNVYSWLKMAPGRVRAVPRPGEGTWSDSVLSFITDEIGLVALPHCHWIDGTVFNLKAVREACDKVGAHLVVDATQSLGAMEFDLDAVRPDILAVAGHKWLLGPYGVGFCYVDERWRRGEPLEENWLNREGSEDFSSLTEYRDNYRPGARRYDVGEASNFILMPMAAAALTLIDSWGVDKIAMSLSTITKKLALTGQAFGLTPTAESERAPHMIGLRLPHGPAKPVAAAMAKENVFVSARAGTLRVAPHLYANAADIEQFTNVLARSLST